The following coding sequences lie in one Aspergillus puulaauensis MK2 DNA, chromosome 3, nearly complete sequence genomic window:
- a CDS encoding SSH4 family protein (COG:S;~EggNog:ENOG410PK96;~InterPro:IPR043136,IPR035780), with the protein MANKAYPPPPGPPPSYDNSNPPPYHNWQEAVPDTAEFPPPPVSGNYHSNTGNASTTDAERAHEFCNSTPLYHPAYPSAVVYNSVQRYDIGPVPPAEFSGSISKHYNRWTGHTRDRSSDCILLTNLPLYFALADSPFITQRQKTIYFEVKLLGLRGGPTPNDDSGLSIGFVAQPYPTWRSPGWERGSLGVFSDDGCRFVNDSWGGKDFTDAFRVGDTVGLGMRFKLPESINTPGASPSTTNIDTSVFFTRNGQHVGGWDLQEEVDEEAGGVCGLEGQHDLYPATGLFGGVDFEISYHPSSWLFHPQ; encoded by the coding sequence ATGGCGAACAAAGCCTACCCCCCGCCACCTGGGCCACCCCCTAGCTACGACAATTCAAACCCACCTCCTTATCACAACTGGCAAGAGGCAGTGCCCGATACAGCAGAATTCCCCCCTCCGCCGGTATCTGGCAACTATCACTCCAATACAGGCAATGCATCCACCACTGATGCAGAACGCGCGCATGAGTTTTGTAATAGCACCCCGCTGTACCACCCTGCTTACCCGTCTGCTGTTGTATACAACTCTGTCCAAAGATATGACATCGGGCCGGTACCACCCGCTGAGTTCAGCGGTAGTATCTCCAAGCACTACAATCGCTGGACGGGGCACACAAGAGATAGGAGCAGCGATTGCATCCTACTAACGAATCTGCCCCTCTACTTCGCATTGGCGGACTCGCCATTTATCACACAGAGACAGAAAACCATCTACTTCGAAGTCAAACTACTTGGCCTACGGGGTGGCCCTACACCGAACGATGATAGCGGCCTGTCCATCGGGTTCGTGGCACAGCCATACCCCACTTGGCGATCCCCGGGCTGGGAGAGAGGAAGCCTTGGTGTCTTTTCAGACGACGGGTGCCGTTTTGTAAACGATTCCTGGGGCGGGAAGGACTTCACGGATGCGTTCAGGGTTGGCGACACCGTGGGCCTTGGGATGAGATTTAAGCTCCCGGAGAGCATAAATACCCCCGGCGCCTCACCGTCCACCACAAATATCGACACCAGCGTCTTTTTCACTCGGAACGGGCAGCATGTAGGTGGTTGGGATCTGCAAGAAGAGGTAGACGAGGAGGCAGGTGGCGTTTGTGGGTTAGAGGGCCAACACGATCTTTACCCTGCGACTGGCTtatttggtggtgttgacttTGAGATATCGTATCATCCTTCGAGCTGGTTGTTTCATCCCCAGTGA
- a CDS encoding uncharacterized protein (COG:S;~EggNog:ENOG410PY7B) — translation MPALVESSSENRRPRRSSITQQLQRMFHKDKPDDVSCMHFLRYPSQKSVRVRGENDNWCANSANRWKARKSNSYDPFSTDIVASTAYKPNRSVQPMGSSSPVEYANHGPYDVNSTGYNRDSYSSSNSKATGLKASESRPSSAQSFRLESQQLVKDSPTVDGALKTQDIDRSPTVSHSVVEKKERRATKRLEAERLELEKRMLKLEEAERTRDISVLRRESRRLTKKQPFGSSSRSSSVSGDESRSRPPSRISSIFSSSRRRSRSRSSSIDRVDNTRFTGRVEAPSNENVDALPALSSTLPERLSTAISKELAARKTALLTSPEQSSHSLKLSQMKPGTESTNGSPSQQTIRDGEDMTPYAFGAIPRNNIHQEEQLEPRSPETNVDHHQPTDLDKALFTASLTSKKRSVALSQSGEFPKTGQTTHTNMENESSDSHHLPEDDEHNANLKHGSKTVPWGGSPRSLLARASTDGVIQQHHKKFKSSPLAESQTINGDGVLSAPKRATTLVSLQISDKAQQQRFSSAENVTSSRLSMASSPNVLQTSSFPDKRTIHAPPSITVKPSVTETMDVRPFMSRIPTSKPSQLAPSALLTKPRFYNSLNKVTGPSGGKHKAFGTLPPPRQERDSSPTVPPKSPKRGSRTLSQSPDLAPENRTRPKSSQSVGMSQDSESDYNTADETASVRSRTSDGGDLPVPKKIRAAAVSSSSKADMRRMSKKARQIGRDQLVAKLFVICCRCKFWHDMPSEVYASLTLSDPLSAALDQELAAWDQNALSDRLTAPTTGVRPLRESSVKSPRSETQQSSVPTRVTADLPSGPVKCCWCEHHMSKQCCQGWTTVVQMRQRHH, via the exons ATGCCGGCGCTCGTCGAATCAAGTAGCGAAAACCGCCGGCCTCGGAGGTCTTCCATCACGCAACAATTGCAACGAATGTTCCATAAGGACAAACCAGATGATGTAAGTTGTATGCATTTCTTGCGATACCCTTCACAGAAATCAGTCCGTGTTCGTGGCGAGAATGACAATTGGTGTGCTAATAGTGCTAATCGTTGGAAGGCAAGAAAAAGTAACAGTTACGACCCGTTCAGCACAGACATCGTGGCATCGACTGCATATAAACCAAACCGCTCTGTACAGCCGATGGGGTCCAGCAGTCCTGTCGAATATGCAAATCATGGACCGTACGATGTCAACTCTACCGGATACAATCGTGATTCATATTCGTCTTCGAATTCAAAGGCCACCGGCCTGAAGGCCTCGGAATCAAGGCCGTCTTCGGCCCAATCTTTTCGGCTGGAGTCGCAGCAATTAGTGAAAGACTCTCCCACAGTGGATGGTGCATTGAAAACGCAAGATATCGACCGATCACCCACCGTGAGCCACTCTGTCgtcgaaaagaaagagaggcgGGCTACAAAGCGTCTGGAGGCAGAGAGACTGGAGCTCGAGAAGCGGATGCTCAAACTTGAAGAGGCCGAACGTACTAGAGACATTTCAGTCCTGAGAAGAGAATCCCGAAGACTCACTAAGAAGCAGCCCTTCGGGAGTTCAAGCAGGTCATCGAGTGTGAGTGGTGATGAATCACGATCTCGCCCCCCCTCTCGAATTTCTTCCATATTTTCGAGTTCAAGGCGAAGGTCTAGGTCTAGATCAAGTTCAATAGACAGAGTCGATAATACCCGGTTTACTGGCCGTGTGGAAGCCCCATCGAATGAGAACGTAGACGCACTTCCAGCTTTGTCCTCGACTTTGCCTGAACGACTGAGCACAGCAATATCTAAAGAGCTAGCTGCAAGGAAAACCGCACTACTTACGTCGCCTGAGCAGTCATCGCATTCGCTAAAGCTGTCGCAAATGAAACCAGGCACCGAGTCTACGAATGGCTCTCCCAGCCAGCAAACGAtccgagatggagaggataTGACTCCTTACGCCTTCGGCGCAATCCCAAGAAATAATATACACCAAGAAGAACAACTCGAACCGAGGTCTCCAGAAACCAATGTTGATCACCACCAACCGACGGATTTAGACAAGGCATTATTTACCGCAAGCTTGACCTCTAAAAAACGAAGCGTAGCACTTTCACAGTCCGGAGAATTCCCGAAGACGGGCCAGACCACGCATACCAACATGGAAAACGAATCCTCCGACTCCCATCATCTgcccgaggatgatgaacatAACGCAAATCTAAAACACGGTTCAAAAACAGTCCCATGGGGTGGCTCGCCTAGGAGTTTGCTAGCGAGAGCATCCACGGATGGGGTCATACAGCAGCACCACAAAAAGTTCAAATCCTCTCCTCTAGCAGAGTCACAGACAATCAACGGCGATGGTGTGCTATCTGCTCCGAAAAGAGCAACAACTCTAGTGAGCCTCCAGATTTCCGATAAAGCGCAACAACAGAGGTTCAGTAGTGCCGAGAATGTGACTTCGTCAAGATTGAGTATGGCAAGCTCTCCTAATGTATTGCAAACGTCGAGTTTTCCGGATAAGAGAACAATCCATGCACCCCCCAGTATCACAGTCAAACCGTCAGTGACAGAAACAATGGATGTTCGACCTTTTATGAGCAGGATACCGACTTCAAAACCTAGTCAGTTAGCTCCATCAGCACTGCTAACGAAGCCACGCTTTTACAACTCACTAAACAAAGTGACAGGCCCTAGCGGTGGAAAACATAAGGCGTTTGGTACTCTGCCACCTCCACGCCAGGAACGAGACTCTTCTCCCACGGTGCCCCCGAAGAGCCCGAAGCGAGGCAGCCGGACGCTTTCACAGTCTCCAGATTTGGCACCCGAAAATAGGACGAGGCCAAAGAGCAGCCAATCAGTTGGCATGTCCCAGGATTCCGAGTCGGACTATAACACTGCAGACGAAACTGCATCCGTCAGATCTAGAACCTCGGACGGTGGTGACCTACCTGTACCCAAAAAGATACGTGCAGCAG CAGTTTCATCCAGTTCGAAAGCTGACATGAGGAGAATGAGCAAAAAGGCAAGGCAAATTGGACGGGATCAGCTTGTTGCGAAGCTCTTTGTAATTTGTTGCCGATGCAAATTTTGGCATGACATGCCATCGGAAGTGTATGCGAGTCTTACGCTTTCTGATCCCTTGTCGGCGGCTCTTGACCAGGAGCTTGCTGCCTGGGACCAGAATGCCTTGTCTGATAGACTGACTGCCCCAACGACGGGGGTGCGTCCGCTGCGTGAATCATCCGTGAAGTCACCCAGGTCTGAGACCCAACAAAGTTCAGTGCCCACACGCGTAACAGCGGACCTACCATCTGGGCCTGTCAAATGCTGCTGGTGCGAGCATCATATGAGCAAGCAATGTTGCCAGGGGTGGACCACCGTTGTTCAAATGCGTCAGAGACACCATTGA
- a CDS encoding putative Ras family GTPase (Rab4b) (COG:U;~EggNog:ENOG410PMQ7;~InterPro:IPR001806,IPR027417,IPR005225;~PFAM:PF00071;~go_function: GO:0003924 - GTPase activity [Evidence IEA];~go_function: GO:0005525 - GTP binding [Evidence IEA]), which produces MARQRGHSTASSTSTVPERNQELESMYDYLAKVILLGPSGAGKSCVLHRFVKNEWRVLSSQTIGVEFSSRIVKLGTGPRRTRIKLQLWDTAGTERFRSVSRSYYRGAAGAILIYDVASQASFSSLPTFLMDARALATPNLTVLLAGNKADLTNESVPSGDYHEDGIRPPMTPSSTSSRQSSFPYDSVAGSFRSSNMGAGTRMTATNDSYGREVGVEEASHWAAKSNIPAVVEVSALTGDGVEELFQRLARIILTKIELGDIDPDDPQSGIQYGDGGVYGHGTSDASSIRSQMTLDDSAVQLHRRNTRRRGGGGNWRTGMGEWEDVFRLSGSPNRKRSGCC; this is translated from the exons ATGGCACGTCAAAGAGGTCATTCAACTGCGTCTTCGACCTCCACCGTGCCGGAACGAAACCAG GAGCTGGAGAGCATGTATGATTATCTGGCCAAGGTTATTCTTCTTGGTCCAAGTGGTGCCGGAAA GTCCTGTGTGCTCCACCGATTTGTCAAGAACGAAT GGAGAGTGCTATCATCGCAAACGATCGGAGTTGAGTTCTCCTCTAGAATTGTCAAACTAGGCACCGGGCCACGACGAACGAGGATCAAACTGCAACTTTGGGACACTGCTGGGACGGAGAGGTTTCGATCTGTATCAAGATCCTACTACAGGGGAGCTGCGGGGGCAATTCTTATTTATGATGTCGCATCCCAGGCCTCGTTTTCCTCCCTTCCGACCTTTTTAATGGATGCGCGAGCTCTCGCGACTCCGAATCTCActgttctcctcgctgggAATAAGGCTGATCTTACAAATGAGTCAGTTCCCAGCGGTGACTACCATGAAGATGGAATACGCCCCCCAATGACCCCGTCCAGCACGTCTAGCCGACAGTCATCGTTTCCGTATGATTCTGTGGCTGGTTCCTTTCGTTCGAGCAATATGGGGGCGGGTACCAGGATGACTGCTACGAATGACTCATATGGTCGCGAAGTCGGTGTTGAAGAGGCTTCCCACTGGGCTGCTAAGTCTAATATTCCGGCTGTCGTTGAGGTCTCTGCTCTCACGGGAGACGGCGTAGAGGAGCTCTTTCAACGACTTGCGCGCATCATACTCACGAAGATTGAGCTCGGGGACATCGACCCCGATGACCCGCAAAGTGGTATTCAATATGGAGATGGCGGCGTTTATGGCCATGGCACGAGTGATGCTTCAAGCATAAGAAGCCAGATGACACTTGATGACAGTGCTGTCCAACTCCACCGGAGAAATACAAGGCGACGAGGCGGTGGAGGTAACTGGAGGACAGGCATGGGCGAGTGGGAAGACGTTTTCCGACTGAGCGGATCACCTAATAGGAAGCGAtcaggatgttgttga
- a CDS encoding putative extracellular serine-rich protein (SECRETED:SignalP(1-19)): MQLLKTLLVVSAAVAPALAAVANGGAGETESLTSTRTTTNTVTVHPSTTSTPTPTFTPTSTPLIKDAAATPDCSTFVSEAVYSSTVAVPSSSIPVIPSAASSSASASASGTATISASPSPFTGAAVPGAKLPNAGIVGAGLAAMALML, encoded by the coding sequence ATGCAACTCCTCAAGACTCTCTTGGTCGTCAGTGCCGCCGTCGCCCCGGCCCTGGCCGCTGTCGCAAACGGTGGAGCTGGTGAAACCGAATCGCTCACCTCAACCCGCACCACAACCAACACCGTCACTGTGCatccctccaccacctcaactcccactcccacctTCACCCCAACCAGCACCCCTCTCATCAAGGATGCCGCTGCCACGCCCGACTGCAGCACTTTCGTCAGCGAGGCGGTTTACTCCTCCACCGTTGCGgtgccatcttcgtcgaTCCCAGTCATTCCCAGCGCTGCCTCTAGCTCTGCGTCTGCCTCTGCATCTGGAACCGCAACCATTTccgcttctccttccccattcactggtgctgctgttCCCGGCGCGAAGCTTCCAAATGCCGGTATCGTCGGTGCTGGTTTGGCTGCTATGGCTTTGATGCTCTAA
- a CDS encoding uncharacterized protein (COG:S;~EggNog:ENOG410PQN4;~SECRETED:SignalP(1-19)) — translation MKITITSVIALLLSTTVTSVAVRTSDIATRHSDIIAHSHEFLDLEGRDLEKRRGGGGGGRGGGGGGSGGGGGGRGGGGGSSGSSGGRPSSGNHPATRPGSTSSTSNRGGTSPGGSGPRPSYGRGGGYYGGGAVAPYQSGIRSPLGVAPFFLPIAALAFFPGLWLYGAHVYPYDHHYHYTNDTNNRNESMPVICLCGEYAECGCDDNNNSTYYESLFNGTQPKNGSIVRVADVNGTQTIVINGTLPNGTTLDDAAVDSAAAVSIIQASGYWVMAAIVSGAIYAL, via the coding sequence ATGAAGATCACTATAACATCTGTCATTGCGCTTCTCCTATCCACGACCGTCACCTCCGTCGCGGTACGGACATCAGACATAGCCACTCGCCATAGCGATATCATCGCACACTCCCATGAATTCTTAGATCTTGAGGGGAGGGATCTGGAGAAGCgccgtggaggtggtggaggcggcagaggaggtggtggtggtgggagcggtggcggaggaggaggacgcggtggtggaggaggcagcagcggcagctcAGGCGGTCGTCCTTCCAGTGGTAATCACCCCGCAACACGTCCAGGGTCAACCAGCTCGACTAGTAACCGGGGTGGCACATCGCCTGGCGGATCCGGACCGCGACCCTCGTATGGACGTGGTGGTGGTTACTACGGCGGAGGTGCCGTCGCTCCTTATCAATCGGGTATCCGCTCGCCTTTGGGTGTCGCGCCGTTCTTCTTGCCCATCGCTGCTCTAGCCTTCTTCCCAGGGCTTTGGCTATATGGAGCACACGTTTACCCATACGACCACCATTACCATTATACCAACGACACAAACAATAGGAACGAATCGATGCCAGTCATCTGCTTGTGCGGTGAATATGCGGAGTGCGGTTGCGATGACAATAACAACAGCACGTACTATGAATCGCTGTTCAACGGAACACAGCCTAAGAACGGCAGTATCGTTCGGGTCGCGGACGTCAATGGCACGCAGACGATAGTTATCAACGGTACCTTACCGAATGGTACTACACTTGACGACGCGGCTGTAGATTCCGCTGCTGCGGTGTCGATAATCCAAGCGAGCGGGTATTGGGTCATGGCCGCCATCGTTTCAGGTGCAATCTATGCTTTGTAA
- a CDS encoding NADPH:quinone oxidoreductase family protein (COG:Q;~EggNog:ENOG410PFAI;~InterPro:IPR013149,IPR036291,IPR011032,IPR020843, IPR002364;~PFAM:PF00107,PF13602;~go_function: GO:0008270 - zinc ion binding [Evidence IEA];~go_function: GO:0016491 - oxidoreductase activity [Evidence IEA];~go_process: GO:0055114 - oxidation-reduction process [Evidence IEA]), protein MRAIQVKEYVKGPLDLTVSTLPTPSPSPSSYLIEIHSAGTNFFDLLQIRGKYQHQPPLPWVGGAEFAGIIAALPTQGGPWKYKVGDRVFGATQGAYATHVLAPEQTLFPVPAGWSFEDAAGLFVTAPTSYGGLVHRANVQPGEWVLVHAAAGGVGLAAVQIAKARGATVIATAGTERKREVAKAFGADYVIDYREKAWPEQVKGLCAKNRSGNGKAGVDVVYDPVGMIDASLKCVAWNARLLVIGFAAGNIEKVALNRVLLKNVSIVGLHWGQYARFETETVRLVWKGIFDLIAQGKFKGTAFKDESFIGLESVPKALQALGGRETWGKVVVQVIDDKASKL, encoded by the exons ATGCGCGCTATCCAAGTAAAGGAATACGTCAAG GGTCCTCTCGACCTCACCGTTAGCACCCTCCCAACGCCCTCCCCGTCTCCCTCTTCTTACCTCATCGAAATCCACTCTGCGGGAACAAACttcttcgacctcctccaAATCCGAGGCAAATACCAACACCAGCCACCCCTTCCGTGGGTCGGCGGCGCCGAGTTCGCAGGTATAATCGCCGCTCTCCCAACCCAAGGTGGCCCGTGGAAATATAAAGTCGGTGACCGCGTGTTTGGTGCCACTCAGGGTGCGTATGCTACGCATGTTCTTGCGCCTGAACAGACCCTCTTCCCTGTGCCGGCGGGGTGGAGCTTTGAGGACGCAGCAGGCTTGTTCGTTACAGCGCCGACGTCGTATGGCGGGTTAGTGCATAGGGCTAATGTGCAGCCTGGCGAGTGGGTGCTTGTTCATGCCGCTGCTGGTGGGGTCGGACTTGCTGCTGTGCAAATTGCGAAGGCACGTGGGGCGACGGTCATTGCGACGGCTgggacggagaggaagagggaggttgCAAAGGCATTTGGTGCGGATTATGTCATTGATTATCGGGAGAAGGCGTGGCCGGAGCAAGTGAAGGGGCTGTGTGCGAAGAATCggagtgggaatgggaaggcCGGCGTGGACGTTGTTTATGATCCTGTCGGGATGATTGATGCGAGTTTGAAGTGTGTAGCATGGAATGCAAGGCTGTTGGTGATTGGATTCGCGGCAGGGAATATCGAGAAGGTTGCGCTAAATCGGGTCTTGTTGAAGAATGTTAGCATTGTGGGCTTGCATTGGGGCCAGTATGCGCGATTCGAGACAGAAACAGTACGTTTGGTGTGGAAGGGGATCTTTGATCTGATTGCGCAGGGGAAATTCAAGGGCACGGCCTTCAAGGACGAGAGCTTCATTGGTTTGGAGAGTGTTCCTAAGGCGCTGCAGGCGCTCGGAGGAAGGGAGACATGGGGGAAGGTGGTTGTCCAGGTCATTGATGATAAGGCTAGCAAGCTGTAG
- a CDS encoding uncharacterized protein (COG:S;~EggNog:ENOG410PYTG;~InterPro:IPR025676;~PFAM:PF14420) translates to MKNSVPIPSDVWEEKKTLIATLYKDEEWPLKQVIKKIRSDNFNPSETQLRSRLKKWRVTKPSRQTRKKSEETTKELFHETNFPKRHSNNSSPETQPRSRPLPSATETVVTEQEWYVANKAYEPHGLTASSGGGRDIPAAWDPNSSYSSPQISPEKSRVGSHASLAITTPPSYDPPQPSPLMDGALLNPTSTMTPTFTHSPYALGADHSMPTPASTTTAVPDIQWAMPQWYSMPIETTTQASSMPFYASGPLTPPIDPMVHIISQQPIQQISESRDGLKLWEPPVSGPFNPELAAQLSQKARQPPKPLEKEVPHPLKISTSQYPGGVVTPTSPFFHHGPYSSLCSPGYAYPGPETLVHRPSIEF, encoded by the exons ATGAAGAATTCTGTTCCCATCCCGTCAGATGTGtgggaggagaaaaagacCCTGATTGCTACTCTATATAAAGACGAAGAATGGCCATTGAAACAAGTCATCAAAAAGATACGCTCAGATAATTTCAATCCAAG TGAGACTCAGTTACGAAGTAGGCTTAAGAAATGGCGTGTTACCAAGCCCTCCCGTCAGACAAGAAAGAAGTCAGAAGAGACAACGAAAGAGCTATTTCACGAGACGAACTTCCCCAAGCGCCATTCCAATAACAGCTCGCCCGAAACCCAACCCCGTTCCCGGCCATTGCCATCGGCAACAGAGACTGTCGTCACCGAACAAGAGTGGTATGTAGCCAACAAAGCATACGAACCACACGGTCTCACGGCGTccagtggtggtggacgagaTATTCCCGCTGCCTGGGACCCCAACTCGAGTTATTCTTCACCCCAAATCTCACCAGAAAAGTCTCGTGTCGGCTCCCATGCTTCTCTGGCCATTACCACTCCCCCCTCATATGATCCGCCTCAACCATCGCCCTTGATGGATGGTGCCTTGCTCAATCCTACTTCTACAATGACACCTACATTCACGCATTCGCCTTACGCCTTGGGTGCTGACCACTCCATGCCAACACCTGCGTCAACAACTACTGCAGTTCCAGATATCCAGTGGGCGATGCCACAATGGTATTCCATGCCTATAGAGACGACCACCCAGGCCTCATCAATGCCCTTCTATGCTTCAGGCCCTCTAACTCCACCAATCGACCCTATGGTGCACATTATATCTCAGCAACCCATACAGCAGATATCTGAATCTCGAGATGGACTGAAATTATGGGAGCCCCCCGTTTCCGGCCCTTTTAACCCAGAGTTGGCCGCACAATTGAGCCAAAAGGCACGACAAccaccaaagccactggAGAAAGAGGTACCGCACCCGCTAAAGATAAGCACTAGCCAATACCCAGGTGGAGTGGTCACACCGACGTCGCCCTTCTTCCATCATGGACCATATTCTTCCTTGTGCTCACCGGGCTATGCTTATCCTGGTCCTGAGACTCTTGTCCATCGGCCGAGCATTGAATTTTAG